In Nostoc sp. UHCC 0926, a single genomic region encodes these proteins:
- a CDS encoding HetZ-related protein 2, whose amino-acid sequence MGVVMQTSKLSFEERNLAMTKDVEKLALDWRKRLATECPEQSEAARQSIIFWLFGSDSKRFDLFNPKELGIAKQAMEYRWRILRQRYLGLGRERAYRNLITRLGSLVTLRNKIQTWVALSRDRQRSVIDVLQEVLQELLQSDSHMQQQMADIAKYTTDRRLGDALLFASVEEYCLRPVRNQPLLAYRFVNYLRRTQRGGLTQVPSRDLIRLVSEEVLTDDSENRVNLVDSQAIAEYQQAQQLEEQQALRQSVQKEFENYLQENLGTDAVEWLRLYLQGKSQEEIAHRLNKQTKEVYRLREKISYHAVRVFALKGKPELVDSWLSISLQEHNLGLTQNQWQQLYEKLTPLERQILDLQRAGNSIEAIAQNLKLKTHQVLGEWTKVYLAAQALRTQE is encoded by the coding sequence ATGGGGGTTGTGATGCAAACTTCAAAATTGAGTTTCGAGGAGCGCAATCTCGCTATGACAAAGGATGTGGAAAAACTAGCTCTAGATTGGCGAAAGCGCTTGGCTACGGAATGTCCAGAACAAAGTGAAGCTGCTAGGCAAAGTATTATTTTCTGGCTATTTGGATCTGACTCAAAACGGTTTGATCTGTTTAACCCTAAGGAACTAGGTATCGCCAAGCAAGCGATGGAATATCGCTGGAGGATTTTACGTCAACGCTACTTGGGGCTGGGGCGAGAGCGTGCTTATCGCAACTTGATAACGCGACTGGGAAGTTTAGTGACATTACGAAATAAAATTCAGACATGGGTTGCCCTTAGCCGCGATCGCCAGCGCAGTGTGATCGATGTCTTGCAAGAAGTACTCCAAGAATTACTGCAAAGCGATAGCCACATGCAACAGCAAATGGCTGATATTGCCAAATATACAACCGATCGACGATTGGGGGATGCTCTGCTATTTGCCAGTGTAGAAGAATATTGTCTGCGGCCAGTACGCAATCAACCCCTATTAGCTTATCGGTTTGTAAATTACTTGCGTCGCACTCAGCGCGGTGGCTTAACTCAAGTGCCAAGCCGTGACTTAATTAGACTGGTGTCGGAAGAAGTTCTCACAGACGACAGTGAGAATCGAGTTAACTTAGTGGATAGTCAAGCGATCGCAGAATATCAACAAGCACAACAACTAGAGGAACAACAAGCGCTGCGTCAGTCAGTACAAAAAGAATTTGAAAATTATTTACAAGAAAATCTCGGGACAGATGCAGTGGAGTGGCTACGACTGTATCTGCAAGGTAAGTCCCAGGAAGAGATCGCCCACAGATTAAATAAGCAGACTAAAGAGGTATACCGTCTGCGAGAAAAAATTAGTTACCACGCCGTGCGGGTTTTTGCTCTTAAAGGTAAACCAGAACTCGTAGATAGCTGGCTCTCAATTTCTTTACAAGAACATAACTTGGGATTAACACAAAATCAATGGCAGCAACTTTATGAAAAATTGACTCCTCTGGAGCGGCAGATTTTAGATTTGCAAAGAGCGGGTAACTCAATAGAAGCAATAGCCCAAAATTTAAAACTCAAAACCCATCAAGTGCTAGGCGAATGGACAAAAGTCTATCTTGCTGCCCAAGCTTTAAGAACTCAGGAGTAG
- a CDS encoding carbon dioxide-concentrating mechanism protein CcmK, translating to MSLQAVGALETKGFPAVLAAADAMLKAGRVTLVGYIRVGSARFTVNIRGDVSEVKTAMAAGIEAAENVFGGTLESWVIIARPHENVEAVLPIGYTAEVQQYRESVENPIVSRSSNGR from the coding sequence ATGTCATTACAGGCAGTTGGAGCACTCGAAACTAAAGGTTTTCCTGCGGTACTAGCAGCAGCAGATGCTATGCTAAAAGCTGGTCGAGTCACCCTGGTTGGTTATATCAGAGTAGGTAGTGCCCGCTTTACAGTTAATATTCGTGGTGATGTTTCTGAAGTAAAGACAGCTATGGCTGCTGGTATTGAAGCCGCAGAAAATGTTTTTGGCGGTACCCTGGAATCTTGGGTGATTATTGCTCGTCCCCATGAAAACGTTGAAGCTGTTCTACCAATTGGTTACACAGCAGAAGTCCAACAGTATCGAGAATCTGTAGAAAATCCCATTGTTAGTAGATCATCCAATGGTCGATAG
- a CDS encoding BMC domain-containing protein: MPMAVGVIETLGFPSVLAAADAMVKAAEVTIVYYGQAESARLLVAVRGHVAEVKRAVEAGIAAGEQVKVGAVITYYIVPNPPKNVETILPIHFTEESEPFRMF, encoded by the coding sequence ATGCCAATGGCGGTTGGCGTAATTGAAACTTTAGGTTTTCCTAGTGTCTTAGCAGCGGCAGATGCAATGGTTAAAGCTGCCGAAGTCACAATTGTGTACTATGGTCAAGCTGAAAGCGCTCGTTTGTTAGTCGCCGTCCGGGGACACGTTGCTGAGGTAAAAAGAGCTGTTGAAGCCGGAATCGCAGCTGGAGAGCAAGTCAAGGTTGGTGCAGTAATTACCTACTACATTGTTCCTAATCCCCCAAAAAATGTTGAAACCATATTACCAATCCATTTCACTGAAGAATCAGAACCTTTCCGTATGTTCTAA
- a CDS encoding alpha/beta fold hydrolase: MFPNFLPTSVGQLTESASIALARSIQTTAIATPLTNQPVTTTYVKQGSGATPILLIHGFDSSVLEFRRLLPLLSGDNETWAVDLLGFGFTDRLSEIAYSPTAIKTHLYYFWKSLINQPVILVGASMGGATAIDFTLTYPEVIKKLVLIDSAGLTGGSPLSKLMFPPLDYLATQFLSNLKVRDRVSRIGYKNQSLASIDALCCGALHLQMPSWHQALIAFTKSGGYSAFRFQTLSQIVQPTLILWGDSDKILGTEDATKFKRAIPHSTLVWIQNCGHLPHLEQPQITAQHILDFRVEL; this comes from the coding sequence ATGTTTCCGAATTTTCTTCCTACATCTGTTGGGCAACTGACAGAATCTGCCTCGATCGCACTAGCTCGGAGTATTCAAACAACTGCGATCGCTACTCCCTTAACTAATCAACCAGTTACCACAACCTATGTCAAGCAAGGGAGTGGTGCAACTCCTATTTTATTAATTCACGGCTTTGACAGTTCTGTATTAGAATTTCGTCGGCTTTTGCCACTACTCTCTGGAGATAATGAAACTTGGGCAGTGGATTTGTTGGGTTTTGGGTTTACAGATAGACTCTCAGAAATTGCTTATAGCCCAACTGCGATAAAAACCCATCTTTATTATTTCTGGAAAAGTCTGATTAACCAACCTGTAATTTTAGTGGGCGCTTCGATGGGGGGTGCGACGGCGATTGATTTTACGCTGACTTACCCGGAAGTGATAAAAAAGCTGGTGTTAATTGACAGTGCTGGTTTGACAGGTGGTTCACCATTAAGTAAATTAATGTTTCCCCCATTGGATTATTTAGCAACTCAATTTTTGAGTAATCTTAAAGTACGCGATCGCGTTTCGCGCATTGGATATAAAAATCAAAGTCTTGCCTCTATTGATGCTCTGTGTTGTGGTGCATTACATCTACAAATGCCCAGTTGGCATCAAGCTTTGATTGCTTTTACTAAAAGTGGTGGTTATAGTGCTTTTAGATTTCAAACTTTATCACAAATTGTACAACCAACGCTAATTTTGTGGGGCGATTCCGATAAAATTTTAGGTACTGAAGATGCCACAAAGTTTAAAAGGGCAATTCCACACAGTACTCTCGTCTGGATTCAAAATTGTGGTCATCTCCCACACTTGGAACAACCACAAATTACCGCGCAGCATATTTTAGACTTTCGAGTTGAATTGTAG